One window of the Clostridium sp. MB40-C1 genome contains the following:
- a CDS encoding DUF4321 domain-containing protein yields the protein MVLFIILLGAIAGNFIGDILGSSVKTLSFLKIAYPIGTSSPLVLNLKVIKLTLGIDFNINLMSIVGIVLAMVLYRKY from the coding sequence ATGGTATTATTTATAATACTACTAGGTGCCATTGCTGGCAACTTTATCGGAGATATTCTAGGTAGTAGTGTGAAAACATTAAGTTTTTTAAAAATAGCATATCCTATAGGAACTTCTAGCCCACTTGTATTAAACTTGAAAGTAATTAAGTTAACTTTAGGTATTGATTTCAACATTAATTTGATGAGTATTGTTGGGATTGTTTTAGCTATGGTCTTATATAGAAAATACTAG
- a CDS encoding GNAT family N-acetyltransferase, with amino-acid sequence MDIKIRRVSIEDLDAITEVEAICFPESEAATKKSFEQRIKTFPESFFVAEIDGKIIGFINGCIINETAIYDELYNDTTLHIADGDYQTIFGIDVIPEYRNQGVAAKLMNHMIEVSKLEGRKGVILTCKEKLIHYYTKFGYVNKGISKSVHGGSTWYDMILVF; translated from the coding sequence ATGGATATTAAAATTAGAAGAGTATCTATAGAAGATTTAGATGCAATAACAGAAGTGGAAGCAATATGTTTTCCAGAATCAGAGGCTGCTACAAAGAAATCATTTGAACAACGAATTAAGACATTTCCAGAAAGTTTTTTCGTAGCAGAAATTGATGGAAAAATAATTGGGTTTATCAATGGATGTATAATTAATGAAACTGCTATTTATGATGAACTATATAATGATACTACACTACATATTGCAGATGGAGATTACCAGACTATTTTTGGAATTGATGTGATACCAGAATATCGCAATCAAGGAGTTGCTGCAAAATTAATGAATCATATGATAGAAGTATCAAAATTAGAGGGTCGCAAAGGCGTTATTCTAACATGTAAAGAGAAACTTATTCATTATTATACAAAGTTTGGGTATGTAAATAAAGGTATATCTAAATCAGTACACGGTGGTTCTACATGGTATGATATGATTTTAGTGTTTTAA
- a CDS encoding YibE/F family protein: protein MYKCRLKKIIFILITILMVGTITAFADEIKESKSIDGIKATVLEILSINEKEIRGEKDSIKEQQAKVIINSGSHKGENIVIVNSIDTANVAQEYLLNKGDEILLSIEESNGKIVKGYMYEYDRHKYLLYLVVIFIVLMILIGGSKGIKSTFTLCFTVFIILKIFPMLLLRGYNPIKTAIGMSIVITVVTLLIVSGSSRKTITAIIGTSCGAAVSGIIAIVVGDLAKITGYVTEEGQMLMYIPQDIKFDYKGLLFAAILMGALGAIMDVSMSIVSAMNEINEANPEMSATSLMRAGMSVGKDIMGTMSNTLILAYVGASLQSLILLFAYKISFIDIINQPTIATEILRALSGSIGLISSIPITVICFGLIRKRVPSKSYGRLIRNIQNID, encoded by the coding sequence TTGTATAAGTGTAGATTAAAAAAAATTATTTTTATTTTAATAACAATATTAATGGTTGGTACAATAACTGCTTTTGCAGATGAGATTAAAGAAAGTAAATCAATAGATGGTATAAAAGCTACTGTGCTGGAAATTTTAAGTATTAACGAGAAAGAAATAAGAGGAGAAAAGGACTCTATAAAAGAACAACAAGCTAAGGTTATAATAAATTCGGGTAGCCATAAAGGTGAAAATATTGTAATAGTAAATAGTATTGATACTGCTAATGTGGCTCAGGAGTATTTATTAAATAAGGGAGATGAAATATTACTTTCTATAGAGGAAAGTAACGGTAAAATTGTAAAAGGATACATGTATGAGTATGATAGACATAAGTATTTATTGTATTTGGTGGTCATATTTATAGTTTTAATGATTTTAATTGGTGGAAGCAAAGGTATAAAATCTACTTTTACATTGTGTTTTACAGTTTTTATAATTTTAAAGATATTCCCAATGCTACTTCTTAGAGGATATAATCCTATAAAGACAGCTATAGGGATGTCTATAGTTATAACTGTAGTAACACTGCTTATTGTTAGCGGAAGCAGTAGGAAAACGATAACTGCTATTATTGGTACAAGCTGTGGAGCAGCAGTATCAGGAATTATAGCTATTGTAGTGGGGGATTTAGCTAAGATTACAGGTTATGTTACTGAGGAAGGACAAATGCTTATGTATATTCCTCAAGATATTAAATTTGATTATAAAGGACTATTATTCGCTGCTATTTTAATGGGAGCTTTGGGAGCTATAATGGATGTTAGTATGTCTATAGTATCTGCTATGAATGAAATAAATGAAGCTAATCCTGAGATGAGTGCCACATCTCTTATGAGAGCTGGAATGAGTGTTGGGAAGGATATAATGGGCACAATGTCTAATACATTGATTTTAGCTTATGTAGGAGCTTCTCTCCAGTCTCTAATATTATTGTTTGCATACAAGATTTCTTTTATAGATATAATCAATCAACCAACTATAGCAACAGAGATATTAAGAGCTTTGTCAGGTAGTATAGGACTAATAAGTTCCATCCCAATTACAGTTATATGTTTTGGGTTGATTAGAAAAAGAGTTCCATCAAAAAGCTATGGAAGACTTATTAGGAATATTCAAAACATAGATTAA
- the coaE gene encoding dephospho-CoA kinase (Dephospho-CoA kinase (CoaE) performs the final step in coenzyme A biosynthesis.), with translation MIKVGLTGGIGSGKSTVSKMIIEKNIPVVDADLISREVLGLYPETLHEIKAVFGEEFIDNEGNLKRKELGNHIFKSDELRKKLENILIPYIKREIFNRIEKYNNVKEKLCIIDAPTLIEHSIHKEMDYNILIWVNRDIQIKRVMARDNLDERQINNRINSQMRLEDKRKEVDYIIDNSGDLNYTRGQLEDILREITLNGGKNEGKKES, from the coding sequence ATGATTAAAGTTGGTCTAACTGGAGGAATAGGCAGTGGAAAAAGCACTGTATCAAAAATGATTATAGAAAAGAATATACCTGTTGTGGATGCGGATTTGATTTCAAGAGAAGTTCTAGGTTTATATCCCGAAACTCTCCATGAAATAAAGGCTGTTTTTGGAGAAGAATTTATAGACAATGAAGGAAATTTAAAAAGAAAAGAACTTGGAAATCATATATTCAAAAGTGACGAACTTAGAAAAAAACTTGAAAATATTTTAATTCCTTATATAAAAAGAGAAATATTTAATAGAATAGAAAAATATAATAATGTGAAAGAAAAATTATGCATAATAGATGCACCAACATTGATAGAACATTCTATACATAAAGAAATGGATTATAATATTTTAATTTGGGTAAATAGAGATATTCAAATAAAACGTGTAATGGCAAGAGATAATTTGGATGAAAGACAAATAAATAATAGAATTAATTCTCAAATGAGGCTTGAAGATAAGAGAAAAGAAGTTGATTATATAATAGATAACAGTGGGGACTTAAATTATACAAGAGGACAATTAGAAGACATACTAAGAGAAATTACTTTAAATGGAGGCAAAAATGAGGGCAAGAAAGAAAGTTAG
- a CDS encoding alpha/beta fold hydrolase — protein MALQEKSFQSFNQKDIVQAWIYTPIRKPRGIVQLVHGFGEHSRRYFHMILKLNEAGFVVAADDHVGHGKTAYDSGNWSDWGDKGYMTMAEDEHTLRKIVQEEYPDLPYFMYGHSMGSMIARCYAATYGEGIHGLILCGTSGVFPNASSLISILKKLIDEGKGEKIDPTYIEKLFSCMTDRCENPITANDWICGDPDVVADHANDPFNNFAAPPNIRSLYYFVMMMDTIVGTKWAEKVPASIPVYNIAGDQDPVGQYGEGVYAVSNWLIETGHKVKTKVYPGKRHEIHNYRDIRDEVEDGMIEFINDVLYK, from the coding sequence ATGGCACTTCAAGAAAAGAGTTTCCAATCATTTAATCAAAAGGATATAGTACAAGCTTGGATTTATACACCGATTCGTAAACCGCGTGGGATTGTTCAGCTTGTACATGGTTTTGGGGAACATTCACGTCGATATTTCCATATGATATTGAAGTTAAATGAAGCAGGTTTTGTAGTTGCAGCAGATGATCATGTAGGACATGGAAAGACAGCATATGATTCAGGCAATTGGAGTGATTGGGGCGATAAAGGTTATATGACAATGGCAGAGGATGAACATACTCTTCGTAAGATTGTGCAGGAAGAATATCCTGATTTACCTTATTTTATGTATGGACATAGTATGGGATCTATGATTGCCAGATGCTATGCAGCTACTTATGGAGAAGGAATTCACGGATTGATTTTATGCGGAACATCTGGTGTATTTCCAAATGCAAGTTCACTTATATCTATTTTGAAAAAATTGATAGATGAAGGTAAGGGAGAGAAAATAGATCCTACTTATATAGAAAAACTTTTTAGTTGTATGACAGATCGCTGTGAAAATCCTATCACGGCAAATGATTGGATTTGTGGTGACCCTGATGTGGTAGCAGACCATGCAAATGATCCATTCAATAACTTTGCAGCACCGCCTAATATACGTTCACTATATTATTTTGTTATGATGATGGATACTATTGTTGGAACAAAGTGGGCAGAAAAAGTGCCAGCATCAATTCCTGTTTACAACATCGCAGGAGATCAGGATCCAGTTGGTCAGTATGGGGAAGGTGTTTATGCTGTATCTAATTGGCTTATAGAAACAGGACATAAGGTTAAAACAAAAGTTTATCCAGGAAAACGTCATGAAATACATAACTATCGAGATATTAGAGATGAAGTTGAGGATGGAATGATAGAGTTTATAAATGACGTTCTTTATAAATAA
- a CDS encoding GNAT family N-acetyltransferase, with protein sequence MFHIEFKFEDIEILSIEKQDLGNIYEWYVNEELEKGQCGNNSVCEKDFYERFLEYYFSECEFFLKINRKKNLIGIVKGRIEFKNPNKVWITYIMVDHPLRGDGLGSKILNKVINYFVSEYGICKFYVKVGENDEECIDFLKKNGFRIIRFTIEKSVSMSSSSFIIFSKTI encoded by the coding sequence ATGTTCCATATTGAATTCAAATTTGAAGATATTGAGATATTAAGTATAGAAAAACAAGATTTGGGTAATATATATGAATGGTACGTGAATGAAGAATTGGAAAAAGGCCAATGTGGTAACAATAGTGTTTGCGAAAAGGATTTCTATGAGAGATTTTTAGAATACTATTTTAGTGAATGTGAGTTTTTTCTAAAGATAAATAGAAAAAAGAATTTAATAGGTATTGTAAAGGGAAGAATTGAATTTAAGAATCCAAATAAAGTGTGGATAACTTATATTATGGTAGATCATCCTCTTAGGGGGGATGGTTTAGGGAGTAAAATACTAAATAAAGTTATAAATTATTTTGTTTCAGAATATGGCATATGTAAATTTTATGTTAAAGTAGGGGAGAATGATGAAGAATGTATTGATTTTTTAAAGAAAAACGGATTTCGTATTATAAGATTTACTATAGAAAAAAGTGTGAGTATGAGTAGCAGTTCATTTATAATTTTTTCTAAAACAATATAA
- a CDS encoding Maf-like protein, with the protein MRIVLASASIRRQELLRKLLHNFDIVVSDFDENEVEFKGDCSKYVMELAKNKALAVSNIINTDAIIIGSDTVVAYEDCMLGKPKNELEAFCMLNLLNGKVHQVYSGIAIYDSSSGELNTDYVCTKVKFSKLTEEDIKKYIATGEPMDKAGAYGIQGYGGVFVERIEGCYYNVVGLPLNKLKFMLRDMGVNL; encoded by the coding sequence GTGCGTATAGTTTTGGCTTCAGCCTCTATAAGAAGACAGGAACTTTTGAGGAAATTATTACATAATTTTGACATTGTTGTCAGTGATTTTGATGAAAATGAAGTAGAATTTAAAGGTGATTGTTCGAAGTATGTTATGGAACTTGCAAAAAATAAAGCTTTAGCAGTTTCTAATATAATAAATACTGATGCAATTATAATTGGAAGTGATACAGTAGTAGCATATGAAGATTGTATGCTAGGTAAACCTAAAAATGAGTTGGAAGCATTTTGTATGCTAAATCTTTTGAATGGAAAGGTACACCAAGTATATTCAGGAATAGCTATATATGATTCTAGTTCTGGAGAATTAAATACTGACTATGTATGCACGAAAGTTAAGTTTTCTAAGTTAACTGAGGAAGATATAAAGAAATATATAGCCACAGGAGAACCAATGGATAAAGCTGGTGCATATGGTATTCAAGGGTATGGTGGAGTTTTTGTTGAAAGAATTGAAGGTTGCTATTATAATGTAGTAGGATTACCTTTAAATAAATTAAAATTTATGCTAAGGGACATGGGGGTAAATTTGTAA
- a CDS encoding lytic transglycosylase domain-containing protein: protein MRARKKVRIIAVLAIIIILMINVKTIGKIIYPIKYENHIKKYSAMYNIDPYMVAAIIKVESNYDKNALSKKKAIGLMQLTPSTAREVAEKMDIENFTPEMILDPELNIKMGCWYIDNLKKEFGNNMELVLAAYNGGRGNVKKWLKNRENSKDGQNLHYIPFKETDKYVKKVKVNHNIYKYLYSDKKHNLLN from the coding sequence ATGAGGGCAAGAAAGAAAGTTAGAATTATAGCTGTTTTAGCTATAATTATTATTCTAATGATTAATGTAAAAACTATAGGAAAAATTATCTACCCTATAAAATATGAAAATCACATTAAAAAATATTCTGCTATGTACAATATAGATCCGTATATGGTTGCGGCTATAATAAAGGTAGAAAGTAATTATGATAAAAATGCTCTTTCGAAGAAAAAAGCTATTGGACTTATGCAACTTACACCTTCTACAGCAAGGGAAGTTGCAGAGAAAATGGATATTGAAAATTTTACTCCAGAGATGATATTAGACCCTGAGTTAAATATAAAAATGGGGTGCTGGTATATAGATAATTTGAAAAAAGAGTTTGGAAATAATATGGAGTTGGTATTAGCCGCTTATAATGGAGGAAGAGGTAATGTTAAAAAGTGGTTAAAAAATCGAGAGAATTCTAAAGACGGACAAAATCTTCACTATATACCTTTCAAAGAAACAGATAAGTATGTAAAAAAAGTTAAGGTAAATCACAATATTTACAAATATTTATATAGTGATAAAAAACATAATTTACTTAATTAA
- a CDS encoding TIGR00266 family protein: protein MNNHEIDYKLYGDDMQFVEIELDPKESVIAEAGAMMMMSSDINMNTIFGDGSKNQGTGLMNKLFGAGKRVLTGESLFMTVFTNEGYGKQHVSFASPYPGKIIPMDLSQLNGKLICQKDAFLCAAKGVSVGIDFRKKLGVGFFGGEGFILQKLEGDGMAFIHAGGTIIKKDLSPGEILKIDTGCLVAMTKDIHYDIEFVGGIKSAFFGGEGLFFATVTGPGSVWIQSLPFSRLADRIFSSAPQTAGKRVGEGSALGFLGDIFDGD from the coding sequence ATGAATAATCATGAAATAGATTATAAATTATATGGAGATGATATGCAATTTGTAGAAATTGAATTAGATCCAAAAGAAAGTGTTATAGCTGAAGCTGGTGCTATGATGATGATGTCTTCTGATATTAATATGAATACAATTTTTGGAGATGGTTCTAAAAATCAAGGTACTGGTCTTATGAACAAGCTTTTTGGAGCAGGTAAAAGAGTACTTACTGGAGAAAGTTTATTTATGACTGTTTTCACCAATGAAGGCTATGGTAAACAGCATGTTAGCTTTGCTTCCCCTTACCCTGGCAAAATAATTCCTATGGATTTAAGTCAGCTTAACGGGAAGTTAATATGCCAAAAAGATGCATTTCTATGTGCTGCAAAAGGAGTTTCTGTTGGAATAGATTTTAGGAAAAAACTTGGTGTCGGATTTTTTGGTGGAGAAGGTTTTATTCTTCAAAAATTAGAAGGAGATGGAATGGCTTTTATTCATGCTGGAGGAACTATCATAAAAAAAGATTTGTCCCCTGGAGAAATCTTAAAAATAGATACTGGCTGCCTTGTTGCTATGACTAAAGATATTCATTATGACATTGAATTTGTAGGAGGAATAAAATCTGCTTTCTTTGGTGGAGAAGGTTTATTCTTTGCTACAGTCACTGGACCAGGATCAGTATGGATTCAATCACTTCCATTTAGTAGACTTGCCGATAGAATTTTTTCATCAGCTCCACAAACAGCAGGTAAAAGAGTTGGTGAAGGTAGCGCTTTAGGCTTTTTAGGTGATATTTTTGACGGAGACTAA
- a CDS encoding ACT domain-containing protein, producing the protein MSKYLIINAKILPEVFYKVVQAKELLKIGQVKDITEAVKAVGISRSSYYKYKDYVFSVSEGTNVQKATIGFLLFHKAGALSKILDKIAKVNGNILTISQDIPINNAANVSITFDISNMNIDLDTLIEEIGQMKNVAKVDLIAME; encoded by the coding sequence ATGAGTAAGTATTTAATAATAAATGCAAAGATTTTACCAGAAGTATTTTACAAAGTTGTTCAAGCTAAAGAATTATTAAAAATTGGCCAAGTTAAGGATATTACTGAGGCGGTTAAAGCGGTTGGTATAAGTAGAAGCTCTTATTATAAGTATAAAGATTATGTTTTTTCTGTTTCAGAAGGAACCAATGTACAAAAAGCTACTATAGGATTTTTACTATTCCATAAAGCTGGAGCTTTATCTAAAATATTAGATAAAATAGCTAAAGTAAATGGGAACATATTAACTATAAGTCAAGATATACCTATAAATAATGCAGCTAATGTGTCTATAACATTTGATATTTCAAATATGAATATAGATTTAGATACTTTAATTGAGGAGATAGGTCAAATGAAGAATGTAGCAAAAGTTGATCTTATTGCTATGGAATAA
- a CDS encoding SPOR domain-containing protein: MKYTRYDMKRKNNNLIFFIVIIAGILIFAFIAGTIISNFFIKDKNNNSNPTENSPKKNATIIKKEDNKTDKKQEKVQNITEYSAIQCGVFSNKDNAETLKQELNQFGKSFLVTEGDKVKVIFGIYSQKEEDEVLKLLDSKKKEYSKIKFNIQPKDECDIQICKLIDANLQIIHKLNDSKVKAVHTNQIKEWSSKLEETSKEESNYKALVLLKNNINNLPKEISKEHIEQQNAFLYKVLNEIK, from the coding sequence ATGAAGTATACAAGATATGATATGAAAAGAAAAAATAATAATCTCATATTTTTTATAGTTATAATAGCTGGTATTTTAATTTTTGCATTTATTGCAGGTACTATTATTTCAAACTTTTTCATAAAAGATAAAAATAATAATAGTAATCCAACTGAAAATTCACCTAAGAAAAATGCTACGATTATAAAAAAAGAAGATAATAAGACGGATAAAAAACAAGAAAAAGTTCAGAATATTACAGAGTATTCAGCTATTCAGTGTGGGGTATTTTCTAATAAAGATAATGCAGAAACTTTAAAACAAGAATTGAATCAATTTGGAAAATCTTTTTTAGTGACTGAAGGGGACAAGGTTAAGGTTATATTTGGAATATATTCTCAAAAGGAAGAAGATGAAGTTTTAAAACTCTTAGATAGTAAGAAAAAAGAATATTCTAAAATAAAATTTAATATTCAGCCTAAAGATGAGTGCGATATTCAGATTTGTAAATTAATAGATGCAAACTTACAGATAATACATAAACTTAATGATAGTAAAGTAAAGGCAGTTCATACCAACCAAATAAAAGAATGGTCATCTAAGTTAGAAGAGACAAGCAAAGAAGAAAGTAATTATAAAGCTTTGGTGTTATTGAAAAATAATATTAATAATTTACCTAAAGAAATATCTAAAGAACATATAGAACAGCAGAATGCATTTTTATATAAAGTATTAAATGAGATTAAGTGA
- the polA gene encoding DNA polymerase I — MNKKRLLILDGHSLMYRAFFALPQFTNSEGFHTNAIYGFVKMLLKMKEEIKPDYIVTAFDKKAPTFRHKAYEDYKAGRDKMPSELREQFPVVKELLEKLAINIFEIDGFEADDLIGTLSVFAENQDIEVYIVTGDKDALQLASDSVKVVINKKGMSEKEVYDKNRMIEEFGVTPKQFIDVKGLMGDKSDNIPGVPGIGNKTAYKLIKEYGSMENLLQNIDKVSGKKLKENLTQYSEQAIFSKKLATIMTEVPIEINLDEIKSKEAYDIHAVKEIFQKLEFKSLLQNMNHTEDSKENISEINNEQSEELEESIIDYEQISTLEEFNRFIESIKEEIYIKFEFLNESILSKAEFSRIYIRLIDKIYVVNLKEIYDKDEKNTIELLRRLFENDNVDKICHDAKLAYVILNKYNIKFKAVRFDTKIAAYLIEPSNKDYILRDMVEIFIKKSFQGDEEEIKIKETFYIKDIYKQLEEKIKSLNMEELYYDVELPLVEVLACMECEGFKVDRDKLVEIGERFKIEIDSLEKEIYNLADEEFNIKSPKQLGKILFEKLDLPVIKKTKTGYSTNAEVLEKLEDKHPIISKIIEYRQITKLNSTYVEGLKNVIDVDEKIHSSFNQTVTTTGRLSSTEPNLQNIPIKYEMGREIRKVFVPNNEECLILSADYSQIELRVLAHTAGDENLIDAFVHHSDIHTKTASEVFKVPIEEVTSLMRSNAKAVNFGIVYGIGAFSLAEDIKVSRKEAKAYIDAYFERYPKVKEYISNIINKAEKEGFVSTIMNRRRSIPEVQSKNKIIRAFGERLAMNTPIQGSAADIIKLAMVNVYKELKKRNLKSTLILQVHDELILNVYKDEIEEIKNIVKEKMEKVIKLLVPLEVDINVGSTWYEAK, encoded by the coding sequence ATGAACAAAAAGAGATTATTGATATTGGATGGTCACAGCCTTATGTATAGAGCTTTTTTTGCACTCCCTCAATTTACAAATTCAGAAGGATTCCATACAAATGCAATATATGGTTTTGTAAAAATGCTTTTGAAAATGAAGGAAGAGATAAAGCCAGATTACATAGTTACAGCTTTTGATAAGAAAGCACCTACTTTTAGACATAAAGCATATGAAGATTACAAAGCGGGAAGAGATAAAATGCCTTCAGAGCTTAGAGAACAATTTCCTGTAGTCAAAGAGTTATTAGAAAAATTAGCAATAAACATCTTTGAAATAGATGGGTTTGAAGCTGATGATTTGATAGGAACCCTCTCTGTTTTTGCAGAAAATCAGGATATAGAAGTTTACATAGTAACTGGGGATAAAGATGCGCTTCAACTTGCTAGTGATAGTGTAAAAGTTGTTATTAACAAAAAAGGAATGAGTGAAAAAGAAGTTTATGATAAAAATAGAATGATAGAAGAATTTGGAGTAACTCCTAAACAATTTATAGACGTAAAAGGTCTTATGGGAGATAAATCTGATAATATTCCTGGAGTCCCTGGAATAGGTAATAAAACCGCATATAAACTTATCAAAGAATATGGAAGTATGGAAAATTTGCTTCAAAATATAGATAAGGTAAGCGGAAAAAAATTAAAAGAGAATTTAACACAATATAGTGAGCAGGCTATTTTCAGTAAAAAACTTGCCACAATAATGACAGAAGTGCCTATAGAAATAAATTTAGATGAAATAAAATCTAAAGAAGCTTATGATATTCATGCTGTAAAGGAAATTTTTCAGAAACTTGAATTTAAATCTTTATTACAAAATATGAATCATACAGAAGATAGTAAGGAAAATATCAGTGAAATTAATAATGAACAATCTGAAGAATTAGAAGAAAGTATTATAGACTATGAACAAATATCTACTTTAGAGGAATTTAACCGTTTTATAGAAAGTATAAAAGAAGAAATATACATAAAGTTTGAGTTTTTAAATGAAAGTATATTGTCTAAAGCTGAATTTAGTAGAATATATATTAGATTAATTGATAAAATTTATGTTGTAAATTTAAAAGAAATTTATGACAAAGATGAAAAGAATACTATAGAACTTTTAAGAAGATTATTTGAAAATGATAATGTAGATAAGATATGTCATGATGCAAAATTAGCTTATGTAATTTTAAATAAGTATAATATTAAATTTAAAGCTGTTAGGTTTGATACAAAAATAGCAGCGTATTTAATAGAGCCATCAAATAAGGATTATATTTTAAGAGATATGGTAGAGATTTTTATAAAGAAATCTTTTCAGGGTGATGAAGAAGAAATAAAAATAAAAGAAACTTTCTATATAAAAGATATATATAAACAGTTAGAAGAGAAAATAAAAAGTTTAAATATGGAAGAATTGTACTATGATGTAGAGTTACCACTTGTTGAAGTATTAGCTTGTATGGAGTGTGAAGGATTTAAAGTAGACAGAGATAAACTTGTTGAGATTGGAGAAAGATTTAAGATAGAAATAGATTCTCTTGAAAAAGAGATATACAATCTTGCAGATGAGGAATTTAATATAAAGTCTCCAAAACAACTAGGAAAAATTTTATTTGAAAAATTGGATTTACCTGTTATTAAAAAGACAAAAACAGGATATTCTACTAATGCAGAAGTGCTTGAAAAATTAGAGGATAAGCATCCTATAATTTCTAAAATAATTGAATATAGACAGATTACTAAGCTTAATTCTACTTATGTAGAGGGCTTGAAAAATGTAATTGATGTAGATGAAAAAATACACTCTAGTTTTAATCAAACAGTAACTACTACTGGGAGATTATCTAGTACTGAGCCAAACCTTCAGAATATACCTATAAAATATGAAATGGGAAGAGAAATAAGAAAGGTATTTGTTCCTAATAATGAAGAGTGTTTAATACTTTCAGCAGATTATTCTCAAATAGAACTTAGGGTTCTTGCTCATACTGCGGGAGATGAAAATTTAATAGATGCTTTTGTACACCATAGTGATATACACACAAAGACTGCTTCAGAAGTATTCAAAGTTCCAATTGAAGAAGTCACATCTTTGATGAGAAGCAATGCTAAAGCTGTAAATTTTGGTATAGTTTATGGAATAGGAGCTTTTAGCTTGGCAGAGGATATAAAGGTTTCAAGAAAAGAAGCAAAAGCATACATAGATGCTTATTTTGAAAGATATCCAAAAGTCAAAGAGTACATCAGTAATATAATAAATAAGGCTGAAAAAGAAGGTTTTGTATCTACCATAATGAATAGGAGAAGATCAATACCTGAAGTTCAATCAAAAAATAAGATTATAAGAGCTTTTGGGGAAAGACTTGCTATGAATACCCCAATACAAGGAAGTGCAGCTGACATTATAAAACTTGCTATGGTTAATGTTTATAAGGAATTAAAAAAGAGAAATTTAAAATCAACTCTTATACTTCAAGTGCATGATGAATTGATTCTAAATGTATATAAAGATGAAATTGAAGAGATTAAAAATATTGTTAAAGAAAAAATGGAAAAGGTTATTAAACTTTTGGTTCCATTAGAAGTGGATATAAATGTAGGAAGTACATGGTATGAAGCTAAATAA
- a CDS encoding C40 family peptidase codes for MNSYFRKFILLLAFCFVINASTQSALADIGHENNLNVNVCSTKLESNRILRVPEKQVDRERLSRGSNSITDRLVEYSYKFIGKPYVWAAAGPMSFDCSGFTLYVYNKFGYSLPHYTGYQVEMGNSVSKQNLKTGDLIFFNTTGLNSHVGIYIGGGRFIHASSGKGSITISELDKPYYRQRYSTARRIIE; via the coding sequence ATGAATAGTTATTTCCGTAAATTCATTTTACTACTAGCATTTTGTTTCGTAATTAATGCTAGTACTCAGAGTGCTTTAGCAGATATAGGACATGAAAATAATTTAAATGTTAATGTATGTTCTACTAAATTAGAAAGTAATAGGATTTTAAGAGTTCCTGAAAAACAAGTTGACAGGGAAAGATTATCTAGAGGAAGCAATAGCATTACAGATAGATTAGTAGAATATTCTTATAAATTTATAGGAAAGCCTTATGTTTGGGCTGCAGCGGGACCAATGTCGTTTGATTGTTCAGGATTTACATTATATGTTTATAATAAGTTTGGATATTCACTTCCACATTATACAGGATATCAAGTTGAGATGGGAAATAGTGTATCAAAGCAAAACTTAAAAACAGGAGATTTGATATTTTTTAATACCACTGGATTAAACAGCCATGTAGGTATTTATATAGGGGGGGGAAGGTTTATTCATGCATCTTCAGGTAAAGGGAGTATTACCATAAGTGAATTAGATAAGCCATATTATAGACAAAGATATTCTACAGCAAGAAGAATTATAGAATAA